In the genome of Polaromonas vacuolata, the window GGCTTGCGCTGTTTTGAATGGCACGTGGAAAATTATTGAATAGCGAGAGACACGCTCATTAATCGTCACTAGTGCTTGCTTCTGCCCGGCACCAATCACCAGATCAGCCTCCCAGTCGCCAAAGCGCGCACGCTCAAGCACGATGTCGGGTCGCAGTTCTATTGAGACCTGGTGAGAGATGGTGCCGCGCCGTTCACGGCCACTGCTGCGTTTTTTTCGCGTCTTCTGGCAACGCAGTGTTTTATGCAAGGTGCCGCCCGCGCGTTTGTCAGCGTAGATGTACTGGTAAATGCTCTCATAGCTAACACCGGGTTGGTGGCTAGCTTCGAGGTGGCCGCTGATTTGCTCGGGGCTCCAAGCCTCAGCCAACTTTTCCTCCACTACAGCCCATGTCGAGTCAGCAACTCTAGGACTATTGGCGCAGGCAAGTCTACGTTCTTGGGCTTTGTCATTTGCCTGCTTAGGGCGATAGCCTCGTAGACCGCGGTTACGACGCAACTCACGGCTGATGCTCGATTTATCACGGTCCATCATTTTTGCAATTTCACTTTGATTGAAGTTTGCTTTGACGAGGATTGCAATCTGGTAACGTTCGTCACGGGTGAGGTGTGTGTAAATCATTCTGGGCAACTTTGACTTGGTAGTCGGGAAGCTTGGATGCTCTCACATCTCACCCACCCGTACGGTTAATTTCAAAGTTGCACTTCAGACTTGAATCCGCGTGCCAATAAACTCAGGCCGTTTCCCATAACTTTTAAAGCACCAAAAACAACATCAACTGTAA includes:
- a CDS encoding IS30 family transposase, producing the protein MIYTHLTRDERYQIAILVKANFNQSEIAKMMDRDKSSISRELRRNRGLRGYRPKQANDKAQERRLACANSPRVADSTWAVVEEKLAEAWSPEQISGHLEASHQPGVSYESIYQYIYADKRAGGTLHKTLRCQKTRKKRSSGRERRGTISHQVSIELRPDIVLERARFGDWEADLVIGAGQKQALVTINERVSRYSIIFHVPFKTAQAVGDALITLLKPFAHCVHTLTTDNGKEFAQHERIASALSADFFFAHPYASWERGANENMNGLIRQFFPKGMRFNCITDDDIALAMHRLNHRPRKCLGYRTPHQVFMEQLESYQHTVALQA